One genomic window of Pungitius pungitius chromosome 11, fPunPun2.1, whole genome shotgun sequence includes the following:
- the prelid3a gene encoding PRELI domain containing protein 3A isoform X1, whose translation MRMKLWSTEHVFSYPWETVIKAAMRKYPNPMNANVVGVDVLDRSLDAEGRLHSHRLLSTEWGLPGIVRAILGTNYTQTYVKEHSIVDPEGKKMELYSTNITLTNLISVDERLLYRPHPDNPEVTVLTQEAIITVKGVSLSSYLEGMMARRMSANAVKDGRFTRFPHLIKPTRTLTISGSSAIRASTAMRPKAQT comes from the exons ATGAGGATGAAGCTTTGGAGCACGGAACATGTTTTCAG CTACCCCTGGGAGACGGTGATCAAGGCCGCCATGAGGAAGTACCCTAACCCCATGAACGCCAACGTGGTCGGGGTGGACGTGCTGGACCGCAGTCTGGATGCAGAGGGACGCCTGCACAGCCACAGACTCCTCAGCACGGAGTGGGGCCTCCCGGGCATCGTGCGAGCG ATTCTGGGAACCAACTATACGCAGACGTACGTGAAGGAGCACTCCATAGTGGACCCGGAGGGGAAAAAGATGGAGCTGTACTCAACCAAC ATCACGCTCACCAACCTGATATCAGTGGACGAGCGGCTTCTTTACAGGCCGCACCCGGACAACCCAGAGGT TACCGTTCTGACCCAGGAGGCCATCATCACCGTCAAGGGAGTGAGTCTGAGCAGTTACCTGGAGGGGATGATGGCAAGGAGAATGTCAGCTAACGCCGTCAAG GACGGCCGCTTTACCCGCTTCCCACACCTCATAAAACCAACGAGGACTCTCACCATCTCGGGATCCTCTGCAATCCGTGCTTCCACCGCGATGCGCCCCAAAGCCCAGACTTGA
- the elovl4a gene encoding elongation of very long chain fatty acids protein 4a: MEIVTHLINDTIEFYKWTLTIADKRVEKWPLMDNPLPTLAISTSYLLILWLGPKYMKNREPFQLRKTLIVYNFSMVFLNFFIFKELFLAARAASYSYICQPVDHSEDPNEVRVAGALWWYFISKGIEYLDTVFFILRKKFNQVTFLHVYHHCTMFTLWWIGIKWVAGGQSFFGAHMNAAIHVLMYLYYGLASCGPKIQKYLWWKKYLTIIQMIQFHVTIGHTALSLYVNCNFPHWMHYSLICYAITFIVLFGNFYYQTYRRQQPRRDASSSKGGKAPSNGTLNGLSKAANGAVAMGRKEEKAQEHSGRRKRKGRAKRD, from the exons ATGGAGATTGTCACTCATTTAATTAACGACACCATAGAGTTCTACAAGTGGACCCTAACCATTGCAG ACAAGCGAGTGGAGAAATGGCCCCTCATGGACAACCCCCTGCCCACGCTGGCCATCAGCACCTCCTACCTGCTAATCCTCTGGCTGGGGCCCAAATACATGAAGAACAGGGAGCCCTTCCAGCTACGCAAAACCCTCATCGTCTACAACTTCAGCATGGTCTTCCTCAACTTCTTCATCTTTAAAGAG CTGTTCCTGGCAGCGCGGGCGGCAAGCTACAGCTACATCTGTCAACCGGTGGACCATTCAGAAGACCCCAATGAAGTCAGG GTGGCAGGAGCCCTGTGGTGGTATTTCATCTCTAAGGGCATCGAGTATCTGGACACGGTGTTTTTCATCCTGAGGAAAAAATTCAACCAGGTTACTTTCTTGCATGTCTACCACCACTGCACCATGTTCACTCTCTGGTGGATCGGCATCAAGTGGGTGGCAGGAGGACAGT CATTCTTTGGGGCCCACATGAACGCAGCCATCCACGTCTTGATGTATCTTTACTACGGCCTGGCCTCCTGTGGACCTAAGATCCAAAAGTACCTGTGGTGGAAGAAGTACCTGACAATCATTCAGATG ATCCAGTTCCATGTCACCATCGGCCACACGGCCTTGTCCCTCTACGTCAACTGTAACTTCCCCCACTGGATGCACTACTCCCTCATCTGCTACGCCATCACCTTCATCGTCCTCTTCGGCAACTTCTACTACCAGACCTACCGCCGCCAACAGCCCAGGCgcgacgcctcctcctccaaaggGGGCAAGGCCCCCTCTAACGGGACCCTCAACGGGCTCAGCAAGGCCGCCAACGGAGCAGTGGCgatggggaggaaggaggagaaggcccAGGAACACtctgggaggagaaagaggaaaggaagagCCAAAAGAGATTAG
- the fbxo32 gene encoding F-box only protein 32 — protein sequence MPFLGQDWRSPGQSWVKTEEGWKKTTADEKNNNNNVSMESFCKAEEEEEEEEDQEECFNKENLLLSLNYDMAAKKRKKDQMNNNAKVPYFHREKWIYVHKGSTKERHGYCTLGEAFNRLDFCSAIKDTRRFNYVVRLLELIAKSQLPSLSGVAQKNYMNILERVVQKVLNEQQNIRPIKELLQMLYVSLCGLVQDMGKSVLVGNINTWLYRMENILQWHQQLDNIQINRPTSTGMTLTDLPINLQLNIMQRLSDGRDLVSLGQVCPSLGGLAEDRLLWKRLCHHHFTDRQIRKRLMVSDKGLLEWKKMYSKLSRCYPHREQYSDTLHFCTHCHILFWKDTNHPCTANNPESCTVPLSPQDFINLFKF from the exons ATGCCTTTCCTCGGACAGGACTGGAGGTCACCGGGTCAGAGCTGGGTCAAAACCGAGGAGGGATGGAAAAAAACCACGGCAGacgagaagaacaacaacaacaacgtctcCATGGAGAG CTTCTgcaaagcagaggaggaggaggaggaggaggaggaccaggaggagtgTTTCAACAAGGAGAACCTGCTGCTCTCTCTTAACTACGACATGGCTgccaagaaaaggaagaaggaccAAATGAACAACAACGCCAAGGTCCCTT ATTTCCACAGGGAAAAGTGGATTTATGTTCATAAAGGAAGCACCAAGGAG CGTCACGGTTATTGCACACTGGGAGAGGCCTTCAACCGCTTGGATTTCTGCAGCGCCATCAAGGACACGAGGAGATTTAATTATGTCGTTAGA CTCCTGGAGCTTATCGCCAAGTCCCAGCTCCCCTCGCTCAGCGGAGTGGCGCAGAAAAACTACATGAACATTCTGGAGAGAGTGGTACAGAAAG TTCTCAACGAGCAGCAGAACATTCGGCCCATCaaggagctgctgcagatgcTCTACGTCTCGCTGTGTGGTCTCGTTCAGGACATGGGCAAGTCTGTGCTGGTGGGGAACATCAACACCTGGCTGTACCGCATGGAGAACATCCTGCAGTGGCACCAGCAGCTGGACAACATCCAGATCAACAGG CCCACATCGACAGGCATGACTCTGACCGACCTCCCTATCAACCTGCAGTTGAACATCATGCAGCGTCTGTCGGATGGAAGGGACCTGGTCAGCCTGGGCCAGGTTTGCCCCTCACTGGGGGGCCTCGCTGAGGACCGGCTGCTGTGGAAGAGGCTCTGCCATCACCATTTCACAGACCGACAG atCCGAAAGCGCCTGATGGTCTCCGATAAAGGTCTCCTGGAGTGGAAGAAGATGTACTCCAAGCTGAGCCGCTGCTATCCTCACAGAGAGCAATACAGTGACACGCTCCACTTCTGCACCCACTGCCACATCCTTTTCTGGAAG GACACAAACCACCCCTGCACAGCAAACAACCCAGAAAGCTGCACCGTGCCCCTCTCTCCTCAAGACTTCATCAACCTTTTCAAATTCTGA
- the prelid3a gene encoding PRELI domain containing protein 3A isoform X2: protein MRMKLWSTEHVFSYPWETVIKAAMRKYPNPMNANVVGVDVLDRSLDAEGRLHSHRLLSTEWGLPGIVRAILGTNYTQTYVKEHSIVDPEGKKMELYSTNITLTNLISVDERLLYRPHPDNPEVTVLTQEAIITVKGVSLSSYLEGMMARRMSANAVKGWDAIEWIIQNSERENVPLCDIY from the exons ATGAGGATGAAGCTTTGGAGCACGGAACATGTTTTCAG CTACCCCTGGGAGACGGTGATCAAGGCCGCCATGAGGAAGTACCCTAACCCCATGAACGCCAACGTGGTCGGGGTGGACGTGCTGGACCGCAGTCTGGATGCAGAGGGACGCCTGCACAGCCACAGACTCCTCAGCACGGAGTGGGGCCTCCCGGGCATCGTGCGAGCG ATTCTGGGAACCAACTATACGCAGACGTACGTGAAGGAGCACTCCATAGTGGACCCGGAGGGGAAAAAGATGGAGCTGTACTCAACCAAC ATCACGCTCACCAACCTGATATCAGTGGACGAGCGGCTTCTTTACAGGCCGCACCCGGACAACCCAGAGGT TACCGTTCTGACCCAGGAGGCCATCATCACCGTCAAGGGAGTGAGTCTGAGCAGTTACCTGGAGGGGATGATGGCAAGGAGAATGTCAGCTAACGCCGTCAAG GGTTGGGATGCTATTGAGTGGATTATTCAGAACTCTGAAAGAGAGAACGTACCTCTGTGTGACATTTACTAA